The sequence below is a genomic window from Phoenix dactylifera cultivar Barhee BC4 chromosome 8, palm_55x_up_171113_PBpolish2nd_filt_p, whole genome shotgun sequence.
CTGGTAACTattattataagcaaactctACCAGTGACAAGTGATGATCCCAAGAGCCCCTCATATCAATAGAGCAGGCTCTCAGCATATCCTCTAGAATCTGGATGGTCCTCTCAGACTGTCCATCTGTCTGTGGATGAAAGGCTGTACTGAAGCTAAGGGTGGTCCCTAAAGCTCTGTGCAAGCTGCCCCAAAAATGTGCCACAAACCGGGAATCTCTGTCTGATACAATGGATACTGGAACTCCGTGCAGCCGTACTATCTGCTCGATATATAATTCTGCCAGCTTCTCCAGTGTCATCCCAGTCTTGATTGCCAGAAAATGAGCTGTTTTGGTCAGTCTGTCTACGATCACCCAGACTGAATCATGACCTCTAAGGGTACGAGGTAGTCCTGATACGAAATCCATAGTGATATGCTCCCATTTCCACTCTGGAATCGGCAGAGGCTGTAGCATACCTGCTGGTCTCTGATGCTCAATCTTAACTTGCTGACAAGTTAAGCATTGCGATACATGCTGGGCAATCTCCCTCTTCATGTTATTCCACCAAAACACCGCTTTCAGATCCTTGTACATCTTGGTACTGCCTGGGTGCACTGTATATCCCGTACTGTGAGCTTCATCCATGATTTCCTTCTTCAGACCAGGATTTTCTGGAACACAGACTCTGTTAATAAACCTCAAAGAGCCATCTTCATGTATACGGAAATCTGACTGTGTACCAGACTCGATATCTTTCCTGATCTTCTGGAGTCGAGGGTCATCAACTTGCGCTGCCTTAATTCTATCAATAAGTGTAGGCTGGACTCGCAAGTTTGCCAATTTCATAGTAGCCTCATGTAGATACACCTCTATCTCTGCTCTCCTCAGATCTTCCAGAATATCCTTCTGAGTAGTAATCAAGGCTGCAATATTCCCTGAAGATTTCCGGCTCAGTGCATCTGCTACTACATTTGCCTTTCCAGGGTGATAGTGGATAGTCAGATCATAATCTTTTAACAACTCCAACCACCTCCTCTGTCTCATGTTCAGCTCTTTTTGAGTAAAGAGATATTTCAGGCTTTTATGATCAGTATATACCTGACATGTCTCTCCATACAAATAGTGCCTCCATATCTTTAAAGCAAACACCACAGCTGCAAGCTCAAGATCATGAGTGGGATAATTTTCTTCATAAGGCTTGAGCTGTCTAGAGGCGTAGGCAATAACTTTTCCATTCTGCATCAGCACACAGCCCAAACCCTTCTTGGAGGCATCACTGTAAATAATATAATCAACACCCGTGACTGGCAGAGTCAAAATAGGTGCTGACACTAGCCGGCGCTTCAATTCCTCGAAGCTCTTCTCACACTGATCTGACCACTCGAATTTCACTCCTTTGCGAGTGAGTCGAGTCAAGGGCCCAGCAATACTAGAGAAGCCTTCTACAAATCTTCTGTAATAGCCGGCTAATCCAAGAAAACTGCGGATCTCTGATACATTTGTCGGTCTGCTCCAGTCAACTACAGCTTCGATCTTCTTCGGGTCAACCATAATTCCTTCTTTAGATACCACATGCCCCAAGAACATCACCTGATCCAGCCAGAACTGACATTTCTTCAGTTTCCCATACAATTGATTCTgtctcaaaattttcaaaacaatTTTCAAGTGTTGCTCATGCTCAGTATGACTCTTGGAATAGATTAAAATGTCATCAATAAACACAATTACAAATTTGTCCAAGAAAGGTTTAAATACCCTATTCATCAGATCCATAAATGCAGCTGGAGCATTTGTCAACCCGAAAGGCATCACCAGATACTCATAATGGCCATATCTGGTGCGGAAGGCAGTCTTGGCTATATCAGACTCCTTTATCCTCAACTGATGATATCCAGATCGCAGATCAATCTTTGAAAACACCTGGGCACCCTGAAGCTGATCAAACAAGTCATCAATCCGGGGCAGGAGGTACCTGTTCTTGATAGTCACTTTGTTAATTTCCCGGAAATCAATGCATAGCCTCATACTGccgtccttcttcctcacaaatAACACTGGTGCACCCCAAGGAGAGACACTGGGTCGAATGAAACCCAGATCCAATAGCTCCTGTAACTGTTCCTTCAGTTCTTTTAGTTCAGCCGGGGCCATTCTGTAAGGAGGTCTAGATATGGGTGCCGTACCAGGGTTTAGATCAATGGCAAATTCTACCTCTCTAACTGGTGGTAAACCAGGAAGCTCATCAGGAAAAACATCAGGGTATTCCCTGACCACGGGTATGTCTTCAATTTTCTGTTCCGACTGCTCAGAATCCATGACGGCCGCcatatacacagagcaccccttCCTGAGAGACCGAATACCCTGTAAGGCTGCCACTATCTGAGAGGAGACACACCCTCCATCACccacaaaataaaactcttcaaTGTCAGGGATTCGGAAAGTCACCCGCTTCGAGAAGCAGTCAATGGTAGCGTGATATATAGCTAACCAATCCATACCCAGAATTAAATCAAATTCATGTAAGTCCATGACAATAAGGTCAGCTTTCAAGTCTCTACCCTCTACAATTACTGGGCAAGACTTGCATATCAGTGAAGTGATCATCTTACCCCCAGCTGGGGTACTCACACATAATTCCCTCTCCAAGGgtgagcaaaatatatcatgcttATGCACATATGTAGATGAAATAAAAGAGTGTGTGGCCCCTGAGTCGAATAGTGCATATGCATAAGTAGAATGTACTAATAAGGTACCTGTCACTGCcgtgttggatgcctgagcatcctgctgtGTCAGTGCATATACCCGTCCCTGGGTGCGAGACCCTCCTCCTGTCTGCTGTCTGGGAGCGGCTGGCTGAGAAAtctgtgctggatcagggggaatCTGCCGCTGAGGAGCCCTAGCGCTCGGTGGCCTCTGCACAAATCCGGCCCGGGGACAACTAGAAATCCTGTGGCCCGGCTGACCACACCCATAACAGACAATAGTCCTAGACTGGGTCTGAGGACACTGAGCCATCTTGTGGCCCTGTTGGCCACATCTGTAACATGCTCCAACCCTGGGCAGTCTCCGGGGACAATCAATGGCCTTGTGTCCAATCTGACTGCAAAAATAACAGGTTCCTGATATCACCCGGTGCTCTGGTGCAGTCCTCCCAGGTGGAGCTCGCTGTCCTGCTCCGTGACGGATCTGCACGGGTCGACGTACATGCCGCTCACTATCCGAATCAGAATCTCTGGCCCTCTTCAGCCTCCCTTTATGTGCTTCCTGCGTCTCTTTCCAGATAATCTCCATATTCTTCGCTCTGTCTACAAGATCATCATAGTCGGTCCAATGAACAGCAGCCAAGCCTCGACGCAGGTGGGGTCTCAATCCCTCCTCAAATCTACTCATCCTGGCTATAGGGTCCTGGACGAGGGAGGGTGCAAAACGAGACAATCTATCGAACTCTGCCTCGTAATCCTCAACTGACATACTCCCCTGAGAGAGACTCAGGAACTCTCTCTCCAACTCTCTGACACGGCTGGACGGAAAATATTTGGAATAAAAAGCCGTCCGAAATCCAGCCCAAGTCACAGTCCCGATATCCTGTATCATGGTCCGCTCCACTGACTCCCACCAGTGGTGTGCCCGGTCCTGGAGCATATAAGTAGCATATATGACTCTCTCCTCCTCGGTGCATCCCATGGCCCTGAAGGCCTTCTCCATCTCGTCTAGCCAGTGTTCGGCCTCCTGGGGATCTGTGGTTCCCTTGAAGGCCGGAGGAGCCAACTTCCGGAATTCTGCAATGCTCCTCCCCTGATCCGACGAGCTAGCAGAGggatgctgtggctgtgggtccCTCTGCTGTCTGACCAGCCCAATCACCTCCCTGACCAGTTCCAATACTGGGGTCGATCCTCCCGCCTGATCCTGTTCTGATCGGTCTAAAACTGTCGGAGCAATCTCCTCTTCCTGAACTCGCTCAGCTGGGCGAGGAGTCGCCGGATCATCTCCCATCGTCTCAATCAGACGACGAGGTGGTACACGAGCACGGCGGGGCGGCATCCTGATACAGACATAATACCACAAGTTAGGGTTAAGTCAAAAATCATCCTATGAGTTTACTACCCCACTCTTATTTCCTCACATATGTCCCTATGCTCCTAGGGTTTTCATTAGTTATTGTTCTTTTGTTCTGATGTCCCTAATGATCGttaacctaagctctgataccactaaatctgtcacgccccgaacccggggcccggggcgcgagcagacgccgcgcacctaCAGGGCGGAAcccgcaggcacgcaaggcagataaatcagatcaactattaataactaattaaaaataaattccaGTTTTTAGAtcaaatgtccatatatacataagtcAAAAGAGAAAGTCTATATCCACTAGCTAactacatcatgatcactccgtcccgtaatccccatattcatatatcatcacctgcaaaaatgtaaatagtaggagtgagctaacagctcagtaggcgacatcatgcaataaagtcatcatataacatgtcataaTGCATATAAAGCAGCTAAACAcataaatccaaaaatccacacaataatctgtaaacccaatccgagactcaaaataactcaaccgcatgactacggccacatcacccagtggcatggttacaccgaagtgccaatacaactctccgaagagccgctccactgagccaacgcaccactgtgccgcaccccctggtgccaaactcacgctccaccgagccgctccgaagagcaaaacgcacccctgtgccgccactattctatcaccggtggtcgcggtgtcggaactagttcctcagtacaagtcgacagggccaacgtatcatcccattggcggggtctagactatagtcacgcggattttgaaaatcaataaatcaactttcTATATCAAAATCATAATCATACTCCTCACAGTAAAGCGCATaacaatttatgaaattaaatatttaattttaattctaaacataatgccaataataaatcataaCATCGACATATGCAAGATccatgttaaaattctactttaaagcaataggtcacctacctgggATCGCTTAAAAATTCCTGCCatagatatcacgaacccctggttAAAACACaaactttaattatttaattaactaagaaatATAATTTAAACTATTTCTAATCCCTTAAACCCTTAAGTTcatagatccaagaatgggcccctaaGATCAAACATAGACTCTAAAATCAGGATCCTTTAAACTCAAGTCAATCGTGGCCCAACACAGATTAAGCCCAATTGAGCCAAACCAGATAACAGGTCCGGATCAGATTTcgagcccaacccaaaccagcccACAGTTCCAATTTGGCCCGACTCAGCCCAACACAGACccctagcccaacccaaaccaggtctgatcagaccataacaaaacccattcatggaataggtggaaccggttcacaaTTTAAACCCGGTTCAAAGTCTGGTTCACCCTTAAGGCACGGATTTCGATGCAAAGGAAACACCCAAAGCTCATCTGTGCCTGGTTTGAGACACCAACAGGGCACAGAAAATGATGCAAGGAAAACACCCAGCcggcggaagaagaagaagaagaggaagaagaagaagaggaagaaggagaagaagaagaagaagaagaagaaggtggctggtggtcggccctcggcggccgaCCGTGGTCCTCGGCGGCGtgctcggccagccgccgtcggcTACCCCACCTTCACAGGCGGCACCgaacgggaagaaagagagaagaaggagagagagagaggaagaaaaaaaggaggaaagagagagagaccggggctggaagcccggccccccgtcacccacctccggccgaacccatttcggccggattgacctcggccggccaccgtcggccggtcgatcaaaaaaaaaaaaatgtctttcCGAAACAGGGCATGAAATTGATTAACCTAACCTTATTCTTTCCCCTCTTAAATCCATAAAACAGTAAATGTGTAGTCTTTCTCACCTCCGGCGGTCGACGAGTGGCTTCtccggcggcgatggcggctccggcgaCGCCTACGGCTCCGGCGACCGTCTCTAGAAGAGGGGAAAATGAGGAGGAAAAATGAAATGGAACAAGGGTTGGGGCtctcagagaagagaaagagcgagagagagagagggagagagggagagggagagaggggaagggcGTGCGGAGATctcgctggccgttcggccggcgtggtcttCGTGGGCAAACCACGATGAcccaactgaagtcggcactccttgccgacttcagttcgggTCTTCACAGGTGTGGCTTCGGAGCCCCATTACCATCTCTGGCTGAGAGCATTTTGGGTACTTTGCCACCTTTGTCCCGACAAACGGCTCCGAGAATGCCTTCTTCAAGTAGTCCTTCTCCAGCCCAAGGTTCTCGCTCAGAAGTTCTGCAAGCCTTTCAGCCAGCTTGATCAATTGTGCAACATATTCCTGCATTGCTTCACTGCACGAACAAGTGGATCGTTAAAACGAAAGTTCTAATACGATGACCAATAAGAATGAGCTGGCTTTTTTCCCGGAAGGGGGATTTAGAGTTTTTAGTagtacaattttatttttaatcctGACTTATTTCTGAGATGCATCAATCTGTTAGGTTGTAGAATGTGTCTCCTGTTATCTTATGGGAAAAATAGAGCTCTGGGTACTACCAGAGACTCACCGAAGTAGTTCAGGAATGTCGTTGACGTTCGAGTCCGGTTGATGGCGATAAAAGAAGCCGCACTCCCAGTCAACATCAGAGGCTTTGATATTAGGCCCCAACTCTTTTGCCCGCTCTGAACTGTAGAAGCTTTCCTTCATGCTCCTCTCGTAGTGCTGGTTCACCAGTCCCTTGACCTTATCCATCAATTCTTCATCAATCCCATGGTTATCGATCTGCCATCCAGTCATCGATGCAAAATTATCACAGAATGACTGTAAAAAcgtaaaaaagaaaacagaaagttCCACTTCTCTCTCACTTACCCAGAAGAACCCCCACTTCTCGCATGCCTCGTGGAGAAGTGACATTGTTTTGCTCTTCCTTTCTCCCTCCATCTCTCCTAGGTTGATTACTGGGATCTCCATTCCTCCAACGCTGCCTG
It includes:
- the LOC120111741 gene encoding 1-aminocyclopropane-1-carboxylate oxidase 1-like — protein: MEIPVINLGEMEGERKSKTMSLLHEACEKWGFFWIDNHGIDEELMDKVKGLVNQHYERSMKESFYSSERAKELGPNIKASDVDWECGFFYRHQPDSNVNDIPELLREAMQEYVAQLIKLAERLAELLSENLGLEKDYLKKAFSEPFVGTKVAKYPKCSQPEMVMGLRSHTDAGGIILLLQDDKVPGLEFLKDGEWVAIPPTEGYRIFANLGDQVEVVSNGTYNSVRHQVLAEKTGSRLSIATFYNPGGNAVISPASRLLYPSGYRFQDYLNYYSTTKFSDKVARFQNIKEKLVSLQ